The Lolium rigidum isolate FL_2022 chromosome 2, APGP_CSIRO_Lrig_0.1, whole genome shotgun sequence genomic interval GTAGTCAGAAATCATGGGTAAAAACTAAAtctagaaaagaaacatttattttTCGGAGAGGGTGACATATGCGACTTAATTGCTATCAACGTCCTCAACGTTAACAAGAtggtaggggatcgaaagaaaaaatcaaATAGCCAGAAATCAAATTTTAAATTCAAGAAAAAAAGCGTTTATTGTGTAGAGAGATTGACATCTAGGACCTATCAACCAGGAGTGTCCCTCAACGTTaaaaaggtggcaggggatcgaaagaaaagtcaAGTAGCTACAAATCATGGGTAAAAAATAAATTCAAGAAGGGAAATATTTATTGTTCAAAGAAGCTAGCATACTAGACCTATCAGCCACCATCGTCCCTCCATATTAACAAGCGATAGAGGATCGAACGAAAAAGTCAAGTAGGCGAAAATAATGGATAAAAACTAAAAAGGAAACGCTTATTTTTCAGAGAGGTTGGCGTCGGGACCTATCAGCCAGAAGCATAAACAGTCAGATCGGGAAACATCTGTTTCAACAAGGTTAAAACGGAGGACCTATCAGCCAGAAGCATAAACAGTCAGATCGGGAAACATCTGTTTCAACCAGGTTAAAACGGAGGACGCCACCAAAAAACAATGCCAAAGACGCTACCATTAGGGTCCCACATTCCGCGCGGGTGTcaaattgggttgacttggcccaCACACTGAAAAATACTCATCTACCACGTACCGCGCGACCATGGGCGATGTTTTCCTGAATCCGTTGTGCTAGTGGACTCAAAGACAAGGAAAAAGTTTTGCGATCTACAACATAAAGAGCAAAAATCATCGGGATGAGTCATTATCGATCATGGTGGGCGCCCAACTTCATGGCATATGCCAACTATTTTGTAGTGTTTACTCAATTTGACCAAATATATCAGATATAATATTTAATAAATGTATtataaaaacatattttatgAAAATCTTTATTTGATATTGCATATGTTCATGTTTTGTCTAAAACATTGATCGAAGTTAGATGTTGTTGATGTTGGACTAAAGTTATATGAGTTATTCCTTAATTGGAACGGATGGTATAATTCAAGTCATTATAAAAAGAGGTAAGCAAGATCCATTCTCAACTTATAAGCATCACACGGGGAACATTTCATTTCCGAACTGAAATAATGCAggtttttttttatatattatatATCTCCTCTATAATGAATATATGAATCGTACATGCAATGCATCATTCTCTCTCGTTACAAAAGGATACACCAGCAATATATACAATACATAAGCTCGTATGTTCGTGCGGCGGCATCTATGTGACTTCAAACCATGAGACCGGCAGGCAAGACCTTTTTTGGGGTTTTAGACTTCACTTTACCTTATTTTCTTTTCGCCCTTCACTACTTTTGTTTACATATATTATCAAAACGTTCAAATTTAATTATGAATTTCTTATTGACCCTCTTTTTTGGGTAGAAATAAAGACTATCATGGTCCTTTCTAGATCACTAGATACATTCATGCTACTACCACAATCATTTGGAGCAAAGTGTAGCCTAAGTTAATTATTTCTAAATTTCTTCATGTAATCATCTTTACTAAAATCATTTCTAATAAAAACATCCGTTTTTTTCAACAAGCTTACTTAAAATAAGATTATCAACATTGGATTGATACAAGCATAGATATTAAAATATCATCCTTAGTACTTAGGGACTCCACCTACTCAACCGAATTAGTCTTGTTGGTTGAAGTAGATGCCCTCTCATTGTGCCACTGACCATGATTAACCAACATATTCTCGTGGcctcaaaaatatttttttctcagTCATAAAGACACCAGCTGGGTCAAACATGCTCATAGACATATATAATTCAAGCCATTATAAACAAGCGTTGAGCATGATCCATTCGCTAATTTTTGAAGCTGATCAATAGGTTTCCCCACCGtgtttatttattaaaatttcaAAGTGTGTATAACTTACAACATAAGTAGTTGCTAGAGATTAGCAACATGGAGCTATCTACAGGCCCTAAGCCCAAAAAGGAAAAGAGGAGGAGATAAAGCTATCGAAATCTCTCAACCCAATTTCGGAGGCCACCATAAGACTTTCTAGTGGCCTTATGCAAAAGGAGACATATCTCATACTTAAACTTTTTCCTGCATCTATATAGGCTGGGGGAATTCCTTTGAAAATGAAATTATTTCTTGTAGTCCATATAGGCCAAGAAGTCAACATAATTAGCTCCATGAAAAAAAGTCTCCTTTAGAGAAACTTTCAGACTATCCATAATGCTCTGAATATCAGTTTACTGTGGGGGTATCCAGGAGGGACAAAGATACTGCTAACACATGTGTGCAAAAGAGCATATGAATAAGAGATGGTTCCTAGTTTCCAGCTCATTTGCGCCACACATGATGCATGAATAATCATTCATGAAGAAGTTATTTCTCTAAAGCATTGCTCTTGTATTCAGTCTGTTATGAACTAGGAGCCAAAAGAACACCTTGTGTTTCTGTTGGCAGCAGCCTTTCCACATCCATTTAAGAACTGGGAATGTGCCTCCAGAATTCATAAGAGATTTGTATACAGATGAAACCTTGGTACTATCAGATTTCCCCAGAATAGACCAACAGTCCACATTCTCAGATGGCTCTAGGTCTAAAAGCAAGGCTTGGAAGAGATGGAACTGTGGCAGTGCTTCCTCCGAGAGTGGCAAGTGGAAAAGATCTGTAAAATCTGTTATGAGTAGGGCTTGCTTAATTGATATTGCTTCATTcttgcaaaaagaaaaagatgTGGCCAGGTATCCTTCAGGAGAGTGTGAGACCAAGTATCTTGCCATAAAAGAATATAGTTTCTTTGCTGGAAGTCACACTGAGCCACCTGCTTGAATGTAGGAAGCACTACTAAACAATCTCGCCACTAAAATGATACCTCTCTGATTCTTGTAGGTGGGAGGGCAGAGGAGTAGTACATTTCTAATTCAATAAGAAAGACAACTCATAATTTTAATTTTTGAACAGGTAAACATTTCGTTTTAAATTGAGAAGATgctatttttttgttaattatctaAACTGAATAGTATATAAAGGTAAACATTTCGTTTTGAATTGAGTACATGTAATGTCTCATTTTCTCTCACTAAAACAAAATAGACCAGCAATATATTTGACTTGATAATGCtaaacactacaggaatggggctatatgccgagggccgggaaccctcggcgtagtctgctttggccgtcggcgtaggctacgccgagggccaccctcggcatagctcctcggcgttTAGCTCCCTCGGCAAAGCCAttatcgccgtcggcgtagcccggccctcggcgtagcacgctacgcatatactttaatttttttttcaaatttcccttttccaaaaaaattcgaaaaaaaaatatttttttttctatatgctgacggcaaaaccctcggcatagacttttaaaattttaatttcttttacacaatcttttttttctttttttttatctttcacCAATACACTTTTaattctaactacacttaatcttagatcaaattacaatcatggttaaacttcccgatcggtcacccatcctcacactactccagcctaagcacgcttaactccttggttccattcggatgagctttcattatataattgacacctcttgctgataataatagcatatcaaccctattaacccttgaaccgtgatgcacacctctttatttttgaatcccaaagaattacttaagtagacaacaatgaatatataagtaataataatatttcattaaaataacaataaaatgattttattttttggtctttttttatttaatatggaataattaatatctttaaatcggaaaatcgaaattccacaaataatatgtctaaatcgatcagaaaaatgagaggaatctaaatataacatccatatcataatttgaacctaaaaattataggaatccaaatatgacgcctaatttgccatgtggccaaaacgtccccctcgggagatgcgaaatggtcgtatcgggcgggctggtgcaccgttcgccaacacgctaaacggaaaaatattatcacataaagtgatgtgttgtaGACGTAAAAACATTTTTTGAGGAATTTATTGagtgacggaaagtgtacccctagttcaaatccggttagtttccagcggattcggcggggattCGGCGGGGACACCACAGGAAGTCGCAGGGATTCtcagatagctagcgcgtacatatgaaatgtgatatgtggtgcggaggcggtgtcctaccactacgcggaggtctctcgcaatgctaaaatgcgccccatgtagttgcttcacaaaaaaaaaaaaaaaccgtttcacctcgaaaatgaaaaaaccatcgtccatgggtcggattggaaatcctctcccattcctgtagtgaaagTGAATGGATGGGATTACGCAGTGGGGTGCTTGATGCCGCGGCTTCTGTGGGAAAAAGAAAGAAGAGCTTAGAGCCTAAGCTATAACATATTAAAAATCGTATAGACTAGATTCGTATAGATTCAGGGTCCAACTATTCTGCATTCTCCTAATACTACATAAGATGCTACCTTCCGTTGTAATTCATGGACAACTGGCTGAATCATACTATTCGTAGAGGTATAGGACCAAAATTTGCAAAGGAGGGACACTGAAGCAAAAGCCATTCTAACTTCTGTTATAACAAgtgaacatttcatttgcgaattGAAAAGATGCTAGTTCATTAATTTATTTCCTCTAAAATGAACATGCAAACCGTTAACCGCATATGTAATGGTAATGTCTCATTCTCTCTCGCTATACACAAGCTTGTATGTTCGTGCGGCAGCAGCTATCTGCATTCAAGCCATTAGGCCGGCAAGCAGGACAACAAGGCCAAGGCCTGCTATGACCCTGACCGAGGTAGCGgcggagggcgacggcggcgggggagaGTTGCTGGCGCTGGGACCGCTGGCTGGtgcgggcgacgacggcgtcgacggggaggaggctgACACGACGTCGATGACGACCTTCATGCCGGCGGTGCAGTGGCCAGCGAAACCGCAGACGAAGTAGCGGGTGCCGGTAGCGGGGAATGCGACGACGTCGTTGCCGGTTTTGAGGGTGGTGATGGGGCTTGCAGCGCTGCAGGAGTCGTAGTCGGCCTTGCTGACCTCAAGCACGTCATGCGCCTGCAGTGAGTACTTGAAGACGATACTGTCACCAGGAATGAACTGCTTGGAGGACGCCCAGCTGCCGTAGTTGATGCCGAAGCCCCACTCGCCGGCCGGCTCGCCGACGTTGTATGTCGCCGCTGACACGCTGCTCAGGACGGCCATGGCAGCCACGGCAAGGAGGGTGATCTTCATAGCAGCTTCCATTGCGGTTGGAACCAGAAGGAGCAAAGCAAGCGCACAGGAGATATAAAGCCAGATACTGCTGTTGAtccttaggctggtcatagtggtaagtatcatatagtagcatcatgcatatgatacttgtgtatgatactatctctatagtggttagcatcatgaagtagtatcatagtcatgctatatttattgctttttagaatctcaatgcaaatttgtgcataagatttgtttgacattaacttttctcgtgacatgcgctatgatacagtatctacctatgttactctaatctcctctctcctccttaattagctgctacatcagcatttttgtgggaccaatgtgcatgatactagctatggtactagcactatggctagccttagcgGGCGTTGGTTGTTGTTGTGTTTGTGATGCCCCGCCGGACAGGCTctttatagtttttttttcgaaacctCTTTATAGTTTATACACAATCAAGTAGAACGCGCGTTGGTAGGTTCATAGTAGCATTAGGAATTTGGAGTTGAATAATCTATGCGCGCGTTTGAAACAAGCCTGTGGTACCTGGTCATACACGGCCAGGCTGGGTTGGTGGCTTGTCGACCTTTTCACGACTGGCTTCCATTCTGGTTTCACATGTGCCATGGGAGCTTGGAAAATACAGTAGTCCACgtgagtttttcttttcttttatgtacTGTGGTCCTCGAGCTCGGGACGTTAGTTCAGAAGGGAAAATTCAAAATTTCCGAAATCAGGCTTGGAAGCATTGATAGTAGAAAGATTTTTATCAAGCTTTTGcaagcaagaaatagtattcaagCAAAGTGCAATCATCGGAATTGAAAAGAAAAATATGACAAGCACATgtgctttagtttttttttttgataaagaaaatatattaatattgtgaagatatcaattacacctagcctctacaACAACGTAATACCCTAAtgttagtacggatgcacacaactaaaaaaatGACTAAGAAGTATTCCAATCCTAGCAGCaataatacaaccaccaccaagacaacacctgattcAGGCTCTTCAAAAGTGACGCCTCCAAAAAAGAAACAGTGCACACACGTCGTCGTCacctgatcaaagatcttaggtttttaccCTAAAGATAGTTCACGCTCTCAAAAACAATGCCGTTAATAAGGTCATTACGagccacaaccaattaaggcgagaccttggattttcaccctgaaaggtaagactctaaacttatgtcgcccccacttgcatactatTGCTGTGAAACCCAAAACACCaaacaagtccctcaacaacgcagagactcgaacctccattgctagtcctctaatccgaccttcatgatattctccctctctgatttcaccatggaccaacATTTCACCTCATGGCAACAAAAATGGAGCTTCGTGCCACTCCTCCAAAACCAAATCGTCGGAAAATAGCATGGGTGCACACAaccaataccacccgatccagcaaactccaggcatagGGTGCACTGTTACATTTACCGGtgaagccttccggaactcaccactccggctagatcaggaAGGACTGGCCTCAggaagatcttcatcttcgcacaagagaaATCCTAGGATAACGAGAATATGTTGGTTAATCATGGTCAACTCAGTTAGGTTCTTATAGACTATTGTATAGACTCGGTTCTTATAGACTCAAGGGCCCAACTTTTCCGCATTCCACTACCATTCAAGTACTGTACTCAGACAATCACACTATTCTAACTTCTGATACAGCAAGTTAACATTTCACTACCAAACCTTTATTAATTTATATCCTCTACAATGAATATACAAACCATACATGTAATGTCTCGTTTTCTCTCCCTACAACAAATAAAAGAAGCAGTACATTTGACTATACTTAATCTCCTATCTTCGTGCGGCGGCAGATGTCTGAGTTCAAGCCATGAGACCGGCAAGCAGGACCATGAGGCCAAGGCCTGCTGTGATCCTGACCGAGGTAGCAgcggagggcgacggcggcgggggagaGTTCCTGGAGCTAGGACCGCTAGCTGGTgcgggcgacgacggcgttgACGGGGAGGAGGCTGACACGACGTCGATGGCGACCTTCATGCCGGCGGTGCAGTGGCCAGCGAAACCGCAGATGAAGTAGCGGGTGCCGGTAGCGGGGAGTGCGACGACGTCGTTGCCGGTTTTGAGGGTGGTGATGGGGATTGCACCGCTGCAGGAGTCGTAGTCGGCCTTGCTGACCTCAAGCACGTCATGCGCCTGCGGTGAGTACTTGAAGACGATACTGTCACCGGGGATGAACTGCTTGGAGGACGCCCAGCTGCCGTAGTTGATGCCGAAGCCCCACTCGCCGGCCGGCTCGCCGACGTTGTATGTCGCCGCTGACACGCTGCTCAAGACGGCCATGGCTGCCACTGCAAGGAGGGTGATCTTCATAGCAGCTGCCATTGCCGTTGGAACCGGAAGGAGCAAAGCAAGCACAGGAGATTCAAGCTAGATACTGCTGTTGATCCTGAGCGGGGGTTGGTTGTTATTGTGTGGGTGATGCCCCGCCGGACAGGCTCTTTATACACAATCAAGTACTCTGTAGAACACGCGTTGGCAGGTTCGTGGTAGCATTTGGACTTTAGAGTTGAATAATTCTGTGCGCGCGTTTGAAACAAGCCTGTGCTAAGTAGTCCATGGGAGTTTCATACACGGCCAGATTGGGTTGGTCGCATGTCGACCTTTCCACGCCTCGCTTCCATTCTGGTTTCACATATGGACTAACACAATATTGCATGGGAGCTTCGAAAATACATTCCATGAGAGTTTCTTTTTTGATAACTAGCCCGGTGACCTTCGCAAATGCCAGGGCACCATCTTTAGTGTATTGAAagtgttaattatttatattctaTCAATTTTCCTCCTACTTATCCCCTTTGTTGGATGGCACATTTACAAATTCTGATTATATTTTGCGGTTATATTGCTACTAAGTAATACAACTTATGAGAAAGATAGTGATTATGTTGACTTTGGTATCGATTATTGTGTgcttgctagtaggatggcactcTATATTTTGTGCATGTCTTCTGTTCTACAACCTCCGTTCCATAAGAGGTGTCCGTAATTTAGTTCAATTTTGCTGAAGTTTGAACTAAAACTCCAACAATTACTGTGAATCAGAAGGACGTAGTGTTATAATGGGATTTATCTTTTATTATATAATGGCTATCAAGCTGTCACATCCCAAAActttggaatgtgaaataaatTATAAATTAGAATATTGATTGTTTTCTTGATCGAAATTCAGTAAGGAACTAAAACTCtttgaagttatttaaaaatTATTTCAAACCAGACCTATTTTTTAAACCTATTTTTTTGTACAAGTAGCCATATAAGCCAAAGTGCATAAGATTTTGTGTTTTTATTTTGGAAAGGAAATTGATTCCTTAATGTTCTAAAagcttattttcatttttttacatAATTTTTTTGAATCATTTTTTCGCCTGTTTTGGATTTAAACTCAATTCAAATAATATAgcagaaatagaaaagaagagaaaaaacCCGACCCAACTGGGCCGAGTGGCCTAGGAAGCCCAATGAGCCAGCCTGACCcacctccttgttcttcttcctcctggaGCACCTACATGAACTCCACCATGAACAACACTCGTCAGTCAACGTTGTCTCATCTTTTCACTGATTTCTAGCCATCGATTCCTCTCGGCTTAAATACGAAAATTTCTCCTCATTACACAGATAATTCATTTAGGAAAGTATTTCTCCACTTTAATTGCGTTATTGACCCACTGAAGGCGGTTCTCTAAATGCCATTTGTTGGCATTCCTTTTCTGATCCCTCTCTTCAGATCATACTAATACAATCCGAGCGCGCCACTTCGTGCTCCTTGGTCTCCTCCCTCATTTTTGTTCTCAAAGTTTCTTCAGAGGAGCCATGTGGAACACATACATGTTAAATGTAGATGGCATGCAACCCAGTAAGACAGCCTATGTAACCTATAATTCTTGAAATCTCAAGTTTCATCATTTTGACAGCTTAGGGACAactttgggggacaaagtttagtctcacattgctGGTTGGGACGGAATTGGAATGGTACATAAGGGCTtttagtccttccaagtgagtgagaagagaaggagccctcgcgcactcctcctcctccaccacccaccTTGCCATGCATCGAACGCGCCTCGCGTCGCGTGACTCGAGTTTGAGTTCGAAACACCTTTtgtggaagcctaaatttttacttggtgcaccaactgagttgggtacatgTTGGCCATGCGTGTGCATACTCGCCGCGTGTCCTGGCTTCCTatgcgtggcaacgcggtcggtcggctctcctcccaggctatgcCAGGAGACATAACATATCTGCgctctcatctctctctctctcatgggcATACCTTTCGGGTACCCATTGTTAccatacccggctcggcccaatatagagaaggcccaagaaggcaacccgaagaagttgtcgactaggactcttgtaaaaccctaggctggttgcatataggagggggacaatagatagacaacatagttccGCCTACGACGGCCCCCTGTAAATATACttgtgatcatatactagattgctagcagcacgtagggatcctgcaCCGAGGAGACCCGAAGCCGGGTATATCGTGTtcccaatctcgctcccggaatctcgatCATCGCTCCTCTCCAAAACcaaagtctacaatccgtaggcattagtGAGGTGATCCCTCGACACGgcatctaagcaacaatcatgacatcaccccagcagcgctcgggggctcggctatttcttcatcaacaatttggcggcataaactatcgctatttggtggtttctacttcggctcgacttcgtcgttgcactcgaagacttcatcgacaCAGCTACACGACCTGTCTCAGCGTCGACTCTGTCgtaccca includes:
- the LOC124687108 gene encoding mavicyanin-like, with the translated sequence MKITLLAVAAMAVLSSVSAATYNVGEPAGEWGFGINYGSWASSKQFIPGDSIVFKYSLQAHDVLEVSKADYDSCSAASPITTLKTGNDVVAFPATGTRYFVCGFAGHCTAGMKVVIDVVSASSPSTPSSPAPASGPSASNSPPPPSPSAATSVRVIAGLGLVVLLAGLMA
- the LOC124687109 gene encoding basic blue protein-like, producing the protein MAAAMKITLLAVAAMAVLSSVSAATYNVGEPAGEWGFGINYGSWASSKQFIPGDSIVFKYSPQAHDVLEVSKADYDSCSGAIPITTLKTGNDVVALPATGTRYFICGFAGHCTAGMKVAIDVVSASSPSTPSSPAPASGPSSRNSPPPPSPSAATSVRITAGLGLMVLLAGLMA